Proteins encoded within one genomic window of Corynebacterium aurimucosum:
- a CDS encoding acyl-CoA thioesterase, with product MSAQNVVSEETKDNVHALTVGVRWSDFDMYGHMMNANFIELAQEARLAFAMHHFYARGVNMVAFVRHIEADYVRPIKWDGRHGTVTVETTVVRLGTTSFTTRQAIKDAQGQVACVIDCVQVTIDPDTQMPREVSEQERNIILEHAVVELEQQ from the coding sequence ATGTCCGCTCAGAATGTTGTGTCGGAGGAGACCAAGGACAACGTCCACGCGCTTACTGTGGGCGTGCGCTGGTCGGACTTTGACATGTACGGCCACATGATGAATGCCAACTTCATTGAGCTGGCGCAGGAGGCGCGCTTGGCTTTTGCCATGCACCACTTCTACGCACGTGGCGTCAATATGGTGGCTTTCGTTCGTCACATCGAAGCGGACTATGTCCGCCCCATCAAGTGGGATGGACGCCATGGAACGGTGACGGTGGAAACCACGGTGGTGCGCCTCGGCACCACGTCTTTCACTACTCGCCAGGCGATTAAGGATGCGCAGGGCCAAGTGGCCTGCGTCATTGATTGCGTGCAGGTCACCATTGACCCGGACACTCAGATGCCGCGAGAGGTCTCTGAGCAGGAGCGCAACATTATCCTGGAGCACGCTGTCGTCGAGCTTGAGCAGCAGTAA
- the ettA gene encoding energy-dependent translational throttle protein EttA — MGEFIYTMKNVRKAIGDKVILDNVTMAFYPGAKIGVVGPNGAGKSSILKIMAGLDQPSNGEAFIDPGKTVGILLQEPPLNEEKTVRENVEEGLGEIFQKKQRFEEIAEEMATNYSDELMEEMGKLQEELDAADAWEVDSKIEQAMEALRCPPSDDPVTNLSGGERRRVALAKLLLSEPDLLLLDEPTNHLDAESVQWLEKHLENYPGAVLAVTHDRYFLDHVAGWICEVDRGKLYPYEGNYSTYLEKKAERLEIAGAKDKKLQKRLKDELAWVRSGAKARQAKNKARLQRYEEMAAEAEQYKKLDFEEIQIPTPPRLGNKVVEVKNLTKGFDDRVLIKDLSFTLPRNGIVGVIGPNGVGKSTLFKTIVGLEQPDSGSVDVGETVKLSYVDQGRENIDPEATVWEVVSDGLDYIHVGQNEMPSRAYLSAFGFKGADQQKPSKVLSGGERNRLNLALTLKEGGNLILLDEPTNDLDVETLGSLENALEKFPGCAVVISHDRWFLDRTCTHILAWEGNVAEGQWFWFEGNFGDYEKNKVERLGEEAARPSRVTHRKLSR, encoded by the coding sequence ATGGGCGAATTCATCTACACGATGAAAAACGTGCGTAAGGCCATCGGTGACAAGGTTATTTTGGACAACGTCACCATGGCTTTCTACCCGGGCGCCAAGATCGGCGTCGTGGGCCCCAACGGTGCAGGTAAGTCCTCGATCCTGAAGATTATGGCCGGACTGGATCAGCCTTCCAACGGCGAGGCGTTCATCGATCCGGGCAAGACCGTCGGCATCCTCCTCCAGGAGCCGCCGCTCAACGAGGAAAAGACGGTCCGTGAGAACGTCGAAGAGGGCCTTGGAGAAATTTTCCAGAAGAAGCAGCGCTTCGAAGAAATTGCCGAAGAGATGGCCACCAACTACTCCGATGAACTCATGGAGGAGATGGGCAAGCTCCAGGAGGAGCTGGATGCTGCCGATGCCTGGGAAGTGGATTCCAAGATCGAGCAGGCCATGGAAGCACTGCGCTGCCCGCCGTCCGATGACCCGGTGACCAACCTCTCCGGTGGCGAGCGCCGCCGCGTCGCGCTGGCCAAGCTGCTGCTGAGCGAGCCGGACCTGCTGCTGCTCGACGAGCCCACTAACCACCTTGACGCCGAGTCCGTCCAGTGGCTGGAGAAGCACCTCGAGAACTATCCAGGAGCTGTCCTCGCCGTGACCCACGACCGCTACTTCCTCGACCACGTCGCGGGCTGGATCTGTGAGGTGGACCGCGGCAAGCTCTACCCCTACGAGGGCAACTACTCCACCTACCTGGAGAAGAAGGCCGAGCGTCTCGAGATCGCTGGCGCTAAGGACAAGAAGCTGCAGAAGCGCCTCAAGGACGAGCTCGCGTGGGTTCGCTCCGGCGCGAAGGCCCGCCAGGCCAAGAACAAGGCTCGTCTCCAGCGCTACGAGGAAATGGCTGCGGAGGCCGAGCAGTACAAGAAGCTCGACTTCGAAGAGATTCAGATTCCGACTCCGCCGCGCCTGGGTAACAAGGTCGTGGAGGTCAAGAACCTGACCAAGGGCTTCGACGACCGTGTCCTCATCAAGGATCTTTCCTTCACCTTGCCGCGTAACGGCATTGTCGGCGTTATCGGCCCGAACGGTGTGGGTAAGTCCACCCTGTTCAAGACCATCGTGGGCTTGGAGCAGCCGGATTCGGGTTCCGTTGACGTCGGCGAGACCGTCAAGCTGTCTTATGTTGACCAGGGCCGCGAGAACATCGACCCGGAGGCCACCGTGTGGGAGGTCGTCTCCGACGGGCTGGATTACATCCACGTCGGTCAGAACGAGATGCCGTCCCGCGCCTACCTCTCCGCTTTCGGTTTCAAGGGTGCTGACCAGCAAAAGCCTTCCAAGGTCCTCTCCGGTGGTGAGCGTAACCGCCTGAACCTGGCCTTGACTCTCAAGGAAGGCGGCAACCTGATCCTTCTCGATGAGCCGACCAACGACTTGGACGTGGAAACCCTGGGCTCCCTGGAAAACGCCCTGGAGAAGTTCCCTGGCTGCGCCGTGGTCATCTCCCACGATCGCTGGTTCCTCGACCGCACCTGTACTCACATCTTGGCGTGGGAGGGCAACGTCGCAGAAGGCCAGTGGTTCTGGTTCGAGGGCAACTTCGGCGACTACGAGAAGAACAAGGTCGAGCGCCTCGGCGAGGAGGCTGCACGCCCGTCCCGCGTTACCCACCGTAAGCTCAGCCGCTAG
- a CDS encoding single-stranded DNA-binding protein has product MSQYPISITGRLTHDPHLTKISDTMYKARIRIASSRSVPEKDEEGKTVWRELDLNFIDGEVWGQCAINVKKSLFKGMPVFVMGSIVTDRWEDQHGAKRSRTYIKIAHVGLDLNRFCITSTKIGTSYGEEGSEALWLGENPPVLDVDYTAPPSDSQNARDTQNTESTEGSESATEEAMPAALRPGDTPQDTAADRQQAQAGAEPYLEPEPEEAMV; this is encoded by the coding sequence ATGTCTCAATACCCAATTTCCATTACAGGACGTCTGACTCACGACCCGCACCTGACCAAAATCAGCGACACCATGTATAAGGCCCGCATCCGTATCGCTTCTTCCCGCAGCGTTCCGGAGAAAGACGAGGAAGGCAAAACCGTATGGCGGGAGCTGGATCTCAACTTTATCGATGGAGAAGTGTGGGGGCAGTGCGCCATCAACGTGAAGAAGTCACTGTTTAAGGGCATGCCCGTCTTCGTTATGGGCTCCATCGTGACTGACCGGTGGGAAGATCAGCACGGTGCGAAGCGCTCTAGGACCTATATCAAAATCGCCCACGTGGGCCTGGACCTCAACCGCTTCTGCATCACCTCTACAAAGATCGGTACCTCCTATGGTGAGGAGGGCAGCGAAGCCCTCTGGCTAGGGGAGAATCCGCCGGTTTTGGACGTGGATTACACGGCGCCGCCGAGCGATTCACAAAACGCAAGGGATACGCAGAACACAGAGAGCACAGAAGGCTCGGAGAGTGCAACGGAAGAAGCAATGCCAGCTGCATTGCGGCCGGGAGATACTCCGCAGGACACCGCGGCGGACCGTCAGCAAGCGCAGGCCGGGGCTGAGCCATACCTTGAACCGGAGCCAGAAGAAGCGATGGTCTAA
- a CDS encoding cytochrome c oxidase assembly protein: MHTEKENPSSQHFRGLAHSESGAQPSRLLNFSFVVFAGLVGGIISLFFLADSLAALGIPDPGRMTTFGLPFFRAVAWMLMALAIGSFMSSAFLIYPAVPDKDNERLIEAGLTVDGHIAARTGAWAAVGAAVVSLIEVPLVMSDLTGTPLGQVLNPELMGMAVGQIATSQVWLLTAGIAALVAIMGFVARTWAGQVATFFLSLLLTVPLGMEGHSASGGDHDYGTNSLLLHLFFIMLWVGGLMGLIAHGRRLGPDMGVAVRRYSTVALLSIVGLAATGVVNALIRVELGDLFTTRYGLLVLSKTVLTVVLAAIGFVHRRVTIPQLQRAPRLFIRVAVVEVLIMAATVGVAISMGRTPPPPPRDPNLNAMQILVGYELFDAPTATNVWTMFRFDLMFGSLGLVLAGFYLYALWRLKQRGLTWSAVRTTWFLVGSLGLTLILSNGIGLYMPALYSMHMLVHMILSMAIPLCLVLGAPVTLVMEAFEPGGPGKPTLHDAAVALTKSRTLRVLTHPAVNVLQFLAILYVLYLFPSFYEVAISEHAGHVIMNWVFLISGYIYYWEVIGPDPLPWRAPTGVRLLILFVSMPLHLFAGVYLMQMQVILGLDFYESLNLPWNPDFVKDQRTGGGISWGFGQFPLVIVFGSLFRDWLREDRATARRYDAKADVDGDADLERYNAMLKQMGEGDESSFRQH, from the coding sequence ATGCACACTGAGAAAGAAAATCCCAGCTCACAGCACTTTCGGGGGCTGGCGCACTCGGAGTCGGGAGCGCAGCCTTCCCGCTTGTTGAATTTTTCTTTCGTCGTCTTCGCGGGCCTCGTGGGAGGAATTATTTCCTTGTTCTTTCTCGCGGATTCGCTTGCCGCCCTGGGCATCCCCGACCCAGGCCGCATGACAACGTTCGGCCTTCCCTTCTTCCGTGCGGTTGCCTGGATGCTCATGGCGCTAGCCATCGGTTCATTTATGTCCAGCGCCTTCTTGATTTACCCGGCCGTGCCGGACAAGGACAACGAGCGTCTCATCGAGGCTGGCCTGACCGTCGATGGGCACATTGCGGCGCGCACCGGCGCGTGGGCCGCCGTGGGCGCTGCGGTGGTGTCGTTGATTGAGGTTCCCCTCGTGATGTCGGACCTCACCGGTACCCCGTTGGGCCAAGTCCTCAACCCAGAGCTGATGGGCATGGCGGTGGGGCAGATTGCCACGTCGCAAGTGTGGCTGCTCACCGCGGGAATCGCAGCGCTCGTTGCCATCATGGGCTTTGTTGCGCGCACCTGGGCGGGACAGGTTGCCACGTTCTTCCTGTCGCTGTTGTTGACGGTGCCCCTCGGCATGGAGGGTCACTCGGCCTCCGGCGGCGATCATGATTACGGCACGAACTCGCTGCTATTGCACCTTTTCTTCATCATGCTGTGGGTCGGCGGGCTCATGGGTCTCATTGCGCATGGCCGCCGCCTAGGCCCTGACATGGGCGTGGCGGTTCGCCGCTACTCTACGGTTGCGCTGCTGTCCATTGTGGGGCTGGCGGCGACCGGTGTGGTCAACGCGCTCATCCGCGTTGAGCTAGGGGATTTATTCACCACTCGCTATGGCTTGCTGGTGTTGAGCAAAACAGTGCTCACCGTGGTGCTCGCGGCCATCGGCTTTGTGCATCGCCGGGTCACCATTCCCCAGCTGCAACGCGCGCCGCGCCTGTTCATCCGGGTGGCCGTGGTGGAGGTTCTCATCATGGCGGCCACAGTCGGCGTGGCCATCTCGATGGGCCGTACACCGCCCCCGCCGCCGCGGGATCCGAACCTCAACGCCATGCAGATCCTCGTGGGCTACGAGCTTTTCGACGCCCCCACAGCCACCAACGTGTGGACCATGTTCCGCTTTGATCTCATGTTTGGCTCGCTCGGACTCGTGCTAGCCGGCTTCTACCTGTACGCGCTCTGGCGTCTGAAGCAGCGTGGGCTGACGTGGTCGGCGGTGCGTACTACCTGGTTCCTTGTGGGCTCACTGGGCCTGACGCTGATCCTGAGCAATGGCATCGGCCTATACATGCCGGCGCTGTACTCCATGCACATGTTGGTGCACATGATTCTGTCGATGGCAATTCCCCTGTGCCTCGTGTTGGGCGCCCCAGTGACCCTGGTGATGGAAGCCTTTGAGCCGGGTGGGCCGGGCAAGCCCACGCTTCACGACGCCGCCGTCGCCCTCACCAAATCCCGTACCCTGCGTGTGCTCACGCACCCAGCGGTCAATGTCCTGCAGTTCCTGGCCATCCTCTACGTGCTCTACCTCTTCCCGAGCTTCTATGAGGTCGCCATTTCGGAGCATGCAGGGCATGTCATCATGAACTGGGTCTTCTTGATCTCCGGATATATCTACTACTGGGAGGTCATCGGCCCGGATCCGCTGCCGTGGCGCGCGCCCACGGGCGTTCGCCTGTTGATTCTGTTTGTGTCGATGCCCCTGCACCTCTTCGCCGGTGTTTATCTCATGCAGATGCAGGTGATTCTTGGTTTGGACTTCTATGAATCCTTGAACCTGCCGTGGAATCCGGACTTTGTGAAGGACCAGCGGACCGGCGGCGGCATTTCTTGGGGATTCGGCCAATTCCCGCTGGTGATTGTGTTCGGCTCACTATTCCGGGACTGGCTGCGGGAAGATCGCGCGACTGCTCGGCGCTATGATGCTAAGGCAGACGTGGACGGCGATGCTGATCTGGAACGCTATAACGCGATGCTCAAGCAAATGGGGGAAGGCGACGAATCTAGCTTCCGCCAGCACTAG
- a CDS encoding LysR family transcriptional regulator: MDSRQLHHFRAVVDHGSFTQAAEALQLTQPSLSLTVRKLEKDLNVKLLSRGRGGVHTTEAGDYLYGVATSIDSLLTTATARLAEFASSTPAQN, translated from the coding sequence ATGGACTCTCGCCAGCTTCACCACTTTCGGGCCGTCGTAGATCACGGTTCTTTCACGCAAGCTGCGGAAGCGCTACAGCTCACACAACCTTCTTTGAGCCTGACCGTCCGCAAGCTTGAAAAAGATCTCAACGTGAAGCTACTTTCCCGCGGACGCGGCGGAGTCCACACCACGGAGGCTGGGGATTATCTCTACGGCGTGGCTACCTCGATCGATTCCCTCCTCACCACCGCCACCGCCCGCCTTGCCGAATTTGCTTCCTCAACACCAGCGCAGAACTAA
- a CDS encoding PspC domain-containing protein → MNNQRLTRSTTDTMLGGVCGGIAHTYNLDPTLVRILFVVATLLGFSGILLYLILWVVIPVE, encoded by the coding sequence ATGAACAACCAACGTTTGACCCGTTCCACAACTGACACGATGCTCGGAGGTGTGTGCGGCGGCATCGCGCACACCTACAACCTTGATCCGACCCTGGTGCGCATTCTCTTCGTTGTTGCGACCCTACTGGGCTTCTCAGGCATTCTGCTCTACCTCATCCTCTGGGTTGTCATCCCAGTGGAGTAG
- the cmrA gene encoding mycolate reductase (Catalyzes the final step in mycolic acid biosynthesis.): MAHSPGLPAPTRSSYALLTGASQGIGAAMAKDLAARGYNVILVARREDVLESIAADLRSRHEVDAIALAADLSEAADVDRVIEFMAGKEISIIVNSAGIASFGKFMDQDWDYETRQFDLNGKAVHRLTRAALEQMLPRRSGAICNVGSAAGNVSIPNNATYVFTKAGVNAFTEALHYELKGSGVTCTLLAPGPVRDAVIPEEEQSIVDKVVPDFLWTTYESCSEETLEAMARNQRRVVPGPLSKAMNALGKIVPTPIAAPLIGSFYSKMA; encoded by the coding sequence ATGGCTCACTCCCCTGGGCTGCCCGCCCCTACCCGCTCCTCCTATGCGCTGCTGACCGGCGCTAGCCAGGGAATTGGCGCTGCGATGGCCAAGGACCTGGCCGCCCGCGGCTACAACGTCATCCTCGTCGCACGCCGCGAAGACGTCCTCGAGTCCATCGCTGCGGATCTGCGCTCACGCCACGAGGTGGACGCCATTGCGCTGGCAGCGGACCTCTCCGAGGCAGCGGACGTGGACCGCGTCATCGAGTTCATGGCGGGCAAGGAAATTTCCATCATCGTCAACTCAGCGGGTATCGCCAGCTTTGGCAAGTTCATGGATCAGGACTGGGACTATGAAACCCGGCAGTTCGACCTCAACGGCAAGGCCGTTCACCGTCTGACGCGCGCTGCTCTGGAGCAGATGCTGCCGCGGCGCAGCGGCGCTATCTGCAATGTGGGCTCGGCGGCGGGCAACGTTTCCATTCCAAACAATGCCACCTATGTTTTCACCAAGGCAGGTGTCAACGCCTTTACTGAGGCCCTGCACTACGAGCTCAAGGGCTCCGGCGTGACCTGCACGCTACTTGCCCCTGGCCCGGTGCGCGATGCCGTCATCCCTGAAGAAGAGCAATCGATCGTGGACAAGGTCGTCCCGGATTTCTTGTGGACCACCTACGAGTCTTGCTCTGAAGAAACTCTGGAGGCCATGGCCCGCAACCAGCGCCGCGTGGTCCCCGGGCCACTTTCGAAAGCAATGAACGCGCTGGGCAAGATTGTGCCCACCCCAATTGCTGCACCGCTCATCGGCAGCTTCTATTCGAAGATGGCTTAG
- a CDS encoding IS3 family transposase (programmed frameshift) — protein sequence MFIVSQQRKKYTPEYRREAANLVIESERPIAHVAKEIGVSAGLLGRWVKLERERRGASDGMSEADLRAENARLRRELAEAKMDNEFLFKSDSLLRFEATRAEKFELMQQEKANYSIKRMARLLKVSRSGYYKWAHVQQKRLSGKDDRAAFYDDVDRKIHQIWKDSDEVYGAPRITAELAERYHISLNRKTVAKRMRMMGIEGISPRAFVPVTTIQAKRKSSLPDLVKRMFDTGELNRVWMSDITYLRTGEGWLYLCAVRDGHSRRVLGWAMDSVQDTHLVERALRMAHTLRGDVPDGLVFHADRGTQFTSEKLWEVCSRLGIAQSVGRTGVCFDNAMAESFWSTLKTEFYDRKRWPTRDAARKAVAYWIEVVYNRRRRHSALGMVSPVDFENHTGAINSRKEIAA from the exons ATGTTCATTGTGAGTCAACAGCGCAAGAAGTACACGCCGGAGTACCGGCGTGAGGCCGCGAACCTGGTAATCGAGTCAGAGCGCCCAATTGCCCATGTGGCTAAGGAAATCGGTGTTTCCGCCGGGCTTTTAGGCCGGTGGGTCAAACTCGAGCGTGAACGCCGAGGAGCCTCGGATGGGATGAGTGAGGCTGATCTTCGTGCTGAGAATGCTCGTCTGCGCCGTGAGTTGGCGGAAGCCAAGATGGATAACGAGTTTTTGT TCAAAAGCGACAGCCTTCTTCGCTTTGAGGCAACGCGAGCAGAAAAGTTCGAACTAATGCAGCAGGAGAAGGCGAACTACAGCATCAAGCGCATGGCACGACTATTAAAAGTATCTCGGTCTGGATACTACAAATGGGCCCATGTGCAGCAGAAACGACTATCCGGAAAGGATGATCGGGCAGCATTTTACGATGATGTTGACCGTAAGATTCATCAGATTTGGAAAGACTCCGATGAGGTTTATGGTGCTCCGCGGATCACCGCAGAGCTTGCCGAGCGCTACCACATTTCGCTTAACCGTAAGACTGTGGCGAAGCGGATGCGCATGATGGGCATTGAAGGGATTTCACCGCGTGCCTTTGTCCCGGTGACTACAATCCAAGCCAAGCGTAAGTCGAGTCTTCCTGACCTGGTCAAGCGCATGTTTGATACTGGTGAGCTCAACCGAGTGTGGATGTCAGATATTACCTACCTTCGCACCGGTGAGGGCTGGTTGTACTTGTGCGCGGTCCGCGATGGTCATTCCCGCAGAGTGCTGGGCTGGGCTATGGATAGCGTGCAAGACACACACCTGGTCGAACGGGCCCTGCGGATGGCGCATACACTGCGCGGTGATGTTCCTGATGGGCTGGTGTTTCACGCTGACCGCGGAACGCAATTTACCAGTGAGAAGCTCTGGGAGGTCTGCAGCAGACTGGGCATTGCTCAGTCTGTGGGGCGTACTGGTGTGTGCTTCGATAACGCGATGGCTGAGTCGTTCTGGTCGACGCTAAAGACTGAATTCTACGACCGTAAGCGATGGCCTACCCGTGATGCTGCACGCAAGGCCGTTGCCTACTGGATTGAAGTCGTCTACAACCGTCGGCGCCGGCACTCTGCACTCGGAATGGTCAGCCCCGTCGACTTCGAGAACCACACCGGCGCAATCAACAGCAGAAAAGAAATAGCTGCCTAA
- a CDS encoding alanine/glycine:cation symporter family protein — translation MSAFLDTLNSLIWSPALVFLCLGAGIYFTLATKFLQVRCIPDMIKQLKDGESSDSGVSSFQSLMISLAGRVGVGNIAGVATAIAFGGPGAVFWMWAVALLGSATSFVECTLAQVYKEKDQDTGEYRGGPAYYIEKAYKHTKAGPFMVVYGIVFAIAMILATSYFLPGIQANGVAAAVQNAWGIEVGWSALVLGGILAIIIIGGVKRIANFASLVVPFMAAAYILFAIIILIMNFNQIPEVFGMIFKSAFGAEQAFSGLLGSAIMWGVKRGIYSNEAGQGTGPQSAAAAEVSHPAKQGFVQAFAVYIDTLFVCSATAFIIISTDMYKIFEGESEDGPVVYAGSIPDGVEVGPGFVQHGLDTLLAGFGPSFIAIAIAFFAFTTVLAYYYMAEVNLTYFNRWISNKTTRRALVWLLRILLVVSVIVGATTTPGAAWALGDIGVGATAWLNIIAILFLQVPALKCLKDYSAQKAAGKDPQFDPEALGIKNAEFWVERKVARQEAAQKAIAEQSPLQGK, via the coding sequence ATGTCAGCCTTTCTCGACACCCTCAACTCTTTGATTTGGTCACCAGCACTAGTCTTCCTGTGTCTTGGCGCGGGAATCTATTTCACCCTGGCCACCAAGTTCTTGCAGGTACGCTGCATTCCGGACATGATTAAGCAGCTGAAGGATGGTGAAAGCTCCGATTCGGGTGTCTCCTCCTTCCAGTCGCTGATGATTTCGCTAGCGGGCCGTGTCGGCGTGGGCAATATCGCGGGTGTTGCGACGGCTATTGCCTTCGGTGGACCAGGTGCGGTGTTCTGGATGTGGGCCGTGGCCCTGCTGGGATCTGCCACCTCGTTTGTGGAATGTACTCTGGCGCAGGTTTATAAGGAGAAGGACCAGGACACCGGTGAGTACCGTGGTGGCCCGGCTTATTACATCGAGAAGGCCTACAAGCACACTAAGGCCGGACCATTCATGGTGGTTTATGGCATCGTCTTCGCCATTGCGATGATCCTGGCCACCAGCTACTTCCTGCCTGGTATCCAGGCGAACGGCGTGGCCGCTGCAGTCCAGAACGCTTGGGGTATTGAAGTTGGCTGGTCTGCCCTGGTTCTGGGCGGGATTCTAGCCATCATCATTATCGGTGGTGTCAAGCGCATCGCGAACTTCGCGTCCCTCGTGGTTCCGTTCATGGCGGCTGCCTACATTCTCTTTGCCATCATCATTCTGATCATGAACTTTAACCAGATTCCCGAAGTCTTCGGCATGATCTTTAAGTCTGCTTTCGGCGCCGAGCAGGCCTTCTCCGGCCTGTTGGGCTCGGCCATCATGTGGGGAGTCAAGCGCGGCATTTACTCCAACGAGGCTGGTCAGGGTACCGGTCCGCAGTCTGCTGCGGCCGCGGAGGTGTCCCACCCGGCGAAGCAGGGCTTCGTGCAGGCCTTCGCGGTTTATATCGACACCCTCTTCGTGTGTTCGGCTACCGCCTTCATCATCATCTCCACCGACATGTACAAGATCTTCGAAGGTGAATCGGAGGATGGCCCCGTGGTCTACGCTGGCTCCATCCCGGATGGCGTGGAAGTAGGGCCGGGCTTTGTCCAGCACGGCCTAGACACCTTGTTGGCAGGTTTCGGACCGAGCTTCATTGCCATCGCCATCGCGTTCTTTGCCTTTACCACCGTCTTGGCCTACTACTACATGGCAGAGGTCAACCTGACCTACTTCAACCGGTGGATCAGCAACAAGACCACCCGTCGCGCGCTGGTGTGGCTCCTGCGCATTCTCCTCGTGGTCTCCGTGATTGTCGGAGCTACCACGACTCCGGGTGCAGCCTGGGCGCTGGGTGATATCGGTGTTGGCGCAACGGCCTGGCTCAACATCATCGCCATCCTCTTCCTGCAGGTCCCGGCTCTCAAGTGCCTCAAGGACTACAGCGCACAGAAGGCTGCTGGCAAGGACCCGCAGTTTGACCCAGAGGCGTTGGGAATCAAGAACGCAGAGTTTTGGGTAGAGCGCAAGGTTGCCCGGCAGGAAGCCGCGCAGAAAGCTATCGCGGAGCAATCGCCGCTCCAAGGTAAGTAA
- the orn gene encoding oligoribonuclease, producing MSDIPAKNDRLVWIDLEMTGLDPKRHVIVEVAAVITDAELNILDEGIDFVVHATEEELAQMDDFVTEMHAKSGLDKEIRESVITIKEAEEAVLKLVEKHCDANHPAPLAGNSIATDRTFIREYMPRLDAALHYRMIDVSTIKELARRWHPRAYYNQPDKGMAHRALQDIIESIRELDFYRRSVFRTDNGPSTPEAEELKAATTNDYQAFL from the coding sequence ATGAGTGATATCCCCGCTAAGAACGACCGCCTCGTCTGGATCGACCTGGAGATGACCGGGCTTGATCCGAAGCGCCACGTGATCGTGGAAGTTGCCGCCGTGATTACCGACGCCGAACTGAACATTCTCGACGAGGGCATTGACTTCGTCGTCCACGCCACGGAGGAAGAACTCGCGCAGATGGATGACTTCGTCACCGAGATGCACGCGAAGTCTGGGCTGGACAAGGAGATTCGAGAATCTGTAATCACGATTAAGGAGGCAGAGGAGGCGGTGCTGAAGCTCGTCGAGAAGCACTGCGACGCCAATCATCCGGCACCTCTTGCCGGCAATTCCATCGCTACGGACCGCACCTTTATTCGCGAATACATGCCGCGCCTGGACGCCGCGCTGCACTACCGAATGATTGATGTCTCCACGATTAAGGAGCTGGCACGCCGCTGGCACCCGCGGGCCTATTACAACCAGCCCGACAAGGGGATGGCACATCGAGCCTTGCAGGACATCATCGAGTCCATTCGCGAGCTCGATTTTTATCGCCGCAGCGTGTTCCGCACAGATAACGGCCCCTCCACCCCGGAAGCTGAGGAGCTCAAGGCGGCTACTACCAACGACTACCAGGCGTTTTTGTAA
- a CDS encoding siderophore-interacting protein: MAGQAKEAASKRKPRKAHEATVTGRYQVSPDLIRLSMNSPAFVGKELEFTDHYIKLLFVPESADYSWPFDVQQIREEQPRDKQPILRTYTLINLDPETGDFDVVFVTHGDSGLAGPWARVAKAGEKIGFLGPGGAWGPAEEYEHFIFAGDESAAPAIGAGLRHLPEGATTTAFIEIEDEDHKFELPTREGVEIVWVIRNGATHGTELSRVVREASIPKEKKTSWFIHGVAEMIKELRRFLFVESGIPKEDVSISGYWRIGMTEDQWQSSKREFNAEIEAEEERAKA; the protein is encoded by the coding sequence ATGGCTGGCCAAGCTAAAGAGGCAGCGTCGAAGCGCAAGCCCCGCAAGGCACATGAAGCGACCGTGACTGGTCGCTACCAGGTCTCTCCGGATTTGATTCGGTTGAGCATGAACTCCCCGGCTTTTGTAGGCAAGGAGCTGGAGTTTACGGATCACTACATCAAGTTATTATTCGTGCCAGAAAGCGCCGATTATTCTTGGCCATTTGATGTCCAGCAGATTCGCGAAGAGCAGCCGCGTGATAAGCAACCAATTCTCCGTACCTACACCCTGATTAACCTAGACCCGGAGACCGGGGACTTCGACGTTGTTTTTGTCACCCACGGTGATTCCGGTCTGGCTGGTCCGTGGGCACGAGTCGCTAAGGCCGGAGAGAAGATCGGCTTCCTCGGCCCAGGTGGCGCGTGGGGACCTGCCGAAGAATATGAGCACTTCATCTTCGCCGGCGATGAATCTGCGGCACCGGCCATCGGCGCTGGTCTGCGCCACCTCCCTGAGGGCGCGACCACTACGGCCTTCATCGAGATCGAAGACGAAGACCACAAGTTCGAGCTGCCCACCCGCGAGGGCGTGGAGATCGTCTGGGTGATCCGCAATGGCGCTACCCACGGCACTGAGCTATCCCGCGTGGTACGCGAGGCTAGTATCCCCAAGGAGAAGAAAACCAGCTGGTTCATCCACGGTGTCGCCGAGATGATCAAAGAGCTGCGTCGCTTCCTTTTCGTGGAATCTGGAATTCCCAAGGAAGACGTTTCTATCTCTGGCTACTGGCGTATCGGAATGACTGAGGACCAATGGCAATCCTCCAAGCGCGAATTCAATGCAGAGATTGAAGCAGAGGAAGAAAGAGCTAAGGCCTAA